In Solimonas sp. K1W22B-7, the DNA window TCGCCCGGCGCATGGCCGCCGAGGGCTACCGCGTGATCCTGCTGGACCTGCTCGGCCATGGCCGCAGCGACAAGACCAGCGATCCGAAGGAACACCGCGCCGAGTTCTACGCCGACCAGGTGATCGCCGCGCTGGATCACTTCAACATCGACAAGGCCCTGGTGGGCGGCATGTCGCTGGGGTCCATCACCTCGCTGCACGTCGCGCAGAAGGCACCGGAGCGCCTGCTCGGCCTGTTCCTGGAGATGCCGGTCATGGAATGGTCCACGCCCTGGGCCGCTTTCCTGCTGGGCCCGGTGCTGATCGCCACACGCTACGCCGAGAGGCCCTACGGCTGGATGGCGCAGGCCTTCGCGCGCATCAAGCGCCCGCGCAACGACCTGCTGGCGACCCTGCTGAGCGCCGTCAGCCTGCCGCCGCGCAACGTCGCGGCGATCCTGCATGGCGTGCTGGTAGGGCCGCTGGTGCCGCCGCTGGCGATGCGCCGCGCCATCACCGTGCCGACCCTGGTGATCGGCCATGGCGGCGACAAGCTGCACGGCTACCGCGACTCGGAATCCCTGGCTCGGCAGATCCCGAATGCACGCCTGCTGCCGGCAAAGCACATCCTGGAAATGCGCCTGCACCCGGAGCGCGTCTGGC includes these proteins:
- a CDS encoding alpha/beta fold hydrolase codes for the protein MSSNKPARAALAPVRSGYLAYGQYRLAYEVWGEPDGIPALLVHGILLDAGINRGIARRMAAEGYRVILLDLLGHGRSDKTSDPKEHRAEFYADQVIAALDHFNIDKALVGGMSLGSITSLHVAQKAPERLLGLFLEMPVMEWSTPWAAFLLGPVLIATRYAERPYGWMAQAFARIKRPRNDLLATLLSAVSLPPRNVAAILHGVLVGPLVPPLAMRRAITVPTLVIGHGGDKLHGYRDSESLARQIPNARLLPAKHILEMRLHPERVWPEISRFLKEVAESLPASGPQRKPRRRQG